In a genomic window of Telopea speciosissima isolate NSW1024214 ecotype Mountain lineage chromosome 5, Tspe_v1, whole genome shotgun sequence:
- the LOC122661332 gene encoding calcium-dependent protein kinase 26-like yields the protein MGNTCRGSFGSKYFQGYSQPVDTSISRRNTSEHSNSDHSPTSLNAQQVITDEFAKENHKKDNNSPTGKDNAMRRGIDNQAYYVLGHQTANIRDLYTLGRKLGQGQFGTTYLCTEIATGNEYACKSITKRKLISREDVEDVRREIQIMHHLSGHKNIVTIKGAYEDQLYVHIVMELCAGGELFDRIIQRGHYSERKAAELTKIIVGVVEACHSLGVMHRDLKPENFLLVNKDDDFSLKAIDFGLSVFFKPGQIFTDVVGSPYYVAPEVLCKHYGPEADVWTAGVILYILLSGVPPFWAETQQGIFDAVLKGQIDFESDPWPLISDSAKDLIQKMLCSRPCDRLTAHEVLCHPWICENGVAPDRALDAAVLSRLKQFSAMNKLKKMALRVIAESLSEEEIAGLKEMFKAMDTDNSGAITFDELKAGLKRYGSTMKESEIRQLMDAADVDNNGTIDYGEFIAATVHLNKLEREEHLIAAFSYFDKDGSGYITVDELQQACSEHGMTDVLLEDIIKEVDQDNDGRIDYGEFVAMMQKGNAGIGRRTMRNSLNMSIRDAPGAH from the exons ATGGGAAACACATGCCGAGGATCTTTTGGGAGCAAATATTTTCAGGGCTACAGTCAGCCTGTGGATACCTCGATCTCTAGGCGAAACACTTCCGAGCATTCGAACTCTGATCATTCACCAACCAGTTTGAACGCGCAGCAGGTGATTACTGACGAATTCGCCAAAGAAAATCACAAGAAAGACAATAACAGCCCAACCGGAAAGGACAACGCCATGAGGCGAGGGATCGATAACCAGGCTTATTACGTATTGGGTCATCAGACTGCTAACATCCGTGATCTTTACACGTTGGGTCGTAAATTGGGTCAAGGACAATTCGGTACCACTTACTTGTGCACTGAGATTGCAACCGGTAACGAATACGCTTGTAAATCTATCACCAAGAGGAAGCTCATTTCAAGGGAAGACGTGGAAGATGTCAGGAGAGAAATTCAGATAATGcatcatctctctggtcacaaGAACATTGTGACCATTAAAGGAGCTTATGAAGATCAACTCTATGTGCATATCGTGATGGAGCTCTGTGCTGGGGGTGAATTATTTGATCGCATCATTCAGAGAGGGCATTACAGTGAAAGGAAGGCAGCTGAGTTGACAAAGATCATCGTGGGTGTTGTCGAGGCATGTCATTCCCTTGGTGTTATGCACAGGGATTTGAAACCAGAGAACTTTTTGCTGGTCAACAAAGACGATGATTTCTCACTCAAAGCCATTGATTTTGGGCTCTCTGTATTCTTCAAACCAG GTCAAATCTTTACTGATGTGGTTGGAAGTCCATATTATGTTGCTCCTGAGGTACTTTGCAAGCATTATGGGCCGGAAGCAGATGTATGGACGGCAGGAGTGATACTGTATATATTGCTGAGTGGTGTACCACCTTTTTGGGCAG AAACACAGCAGGGTATATTTGATGCAGTGTTGAAGGGGCAAATTGACTTTGAATCAGACCCATGGCCTCTAATCTCTGACAGCGCTAAGGATCTCATCCAAAAGATGCTCTGTTCTCGGCCTTGTGATCGCTTGACCGCTCATGAAGTGCTTT GTCATCCCTGGATATGCGAAAATGGAGTTGCTCCTGACAGAGCATTGGATGCTGCTGTCCTTTCTCGCCTAAAACAGTTCTCTGCAATGAATAAGTTAAAGAAGATGGCTTTACGG GTTATAGCTGAAAGCTTATCTGAGGAGGAAATTGCCGGCTTGAAAGAGATGTTTAAGGCAATGGATACTGACAACAGTGGTGCAATCACATTTGATGAACTAAAGGCTGGTTTGAAAAGATATGGCTCTACCATGAAGGAGTCAGAGATCCGTCAACTTATGGATGCA GCTGATGTGGACAACAATGGGACTATTGACTATGGGGAATTCATTGCTGCAACTGTACATCTTAACAAACTGGAACGTGAGGAACATCTCATTGcggcattttcatactttgaCAAGGATGGAAGTGGTTACATTACAGTTGATGAACTCCAGCAAGCTTGCTCAGAACATGGCATGACTGATGTTCTTCTTGAGGATATTATCAAAGAAGTTGATCAAGACAAT GATGGTAGGATAGACTATGGTGAGTTTGTTGCTATGATGCAAAAAGGTAATGCTGGAATCGGAAGAAGAACCATGCGGAACAGTTTGAATATGAGCATCAGAGATGCACCAGGAGCTCATTGA